A single genomic interval of Streptomyces graminofaciens harbors:
- a CDS encoding M14 family zinc carboxypeptidase: protein MDELAARAAALVARHPHHARLRRVGTSRAGTPMWLLSVGHGSRHALIVAGPHANEPVGGATVLRLAERALADPRHGEDADATWNLLLCLDPDGSRHNEGWLSGPYTLGHYFRHFFRPGFLEQPEWLPDGADGAALPETRTLLDLQDELRPFFQCSLHGVDVGGAFVELTRDLPGLADDVARTAARLGIPRELGPYDTLYWPRLGPAVYRIPPPRPGDLAAAITEAAVESTWYHPHDYGTVTAVVEAPMWGVTAVEDASPPADADAVLRVVSRTLRRDTRLLESILARVRPRAGGDPDAARLLAPVDDYLLVGPGLADSWDPDVHDGDTRSLPPLDIARLTALALSARRVALRTAGLLHQLVTHTGRDPADALPELDRLIDEWCADYRDGYRARWIPVVRQAEYQSRVVRTAFELAAGRHRPCADSRSSEPEWSSEAAVPLHRE from the coding sequence GTGGACGAGCTGGCCGCCCGAGCCGCCGCACTCGTCGCCCGACATCCCCACCACGCCCGGCTCCGCCGCGTCGGCACCTCACGGGCCGGCACCCCGATGTGGCTGCTCTCCGTCGGCCACGGCAGCCGCCACGCGCTGATAGTCGCCGGCCCGCACGCCAACGAACCCGTGGGCGGCGCCACCGTCCTCCGCCTCGCCGAACGGGCCCTGGCCGACCCCCGCCACGGCGAGGACGCCGACGCCACCTGGAACCTGCTGCTCTGCCTCGACCCCGACGGCTCCCGCCACAACGAGGGCTGGCTGTCCGGCCCGTACACCCTCGGTCACTACTTCCGGCACTTCTTCCGCCCGGGCTTCCTCGAACAGCCCGAATGGCTGCCCGACGGCGCCGACGGGGCCGCCCTGCCGGAGACCCGCACCCTGCTCGACCTCCAGGACGAACTGCGGCCCTTCTTCCAGTGCTCGCTGCACGGTGTCGACGTCGGCGGTGCCTTCGTCGAGCTCACCCGCGATCTGCCCGGCCTCGCCGACGACGTCGCCCGCACCGCCGCCCGCCTCGGCATACCCCGCGAACTCGGCCCGTACGACACCCTGTACTGGCCCCGCCTCGGCCCCGCCGTCTACCGCATCCCGCCCCCGCGCCCGGGCGACCTGGCCGCCGCCATCACCGAGGCCGCCGTCGAGTCGACCTGGTACCACCCGCACGACTACGGCACGGTGACCGCCGTCGTCGAGGCCCCCATGTGGGGCGTGACGGCCGTGGAGGACGCCTCCCCGCCCGCCGACGCCGACGCCGTACTGCGTGTCGTCAGCCGTACGCTGCGCCGCGACACCCGGCTGCTGGAGTCCATCCTCGCGCGCGTGCGCCCCAGGGCGGGCGGCGACCCGGACGCGGCCCGCCTGCTGGCCCCGGTCGACGACTATTTACTGGTCGGCCCCGGCCTCGCCGACTCCTGGGACCCCGACGTCCACGACGGCGACACCCGCTCCCTGCCCCCGCTCGACATCGCCCGGCTGACCGCCCTCGCCCTCTCGGCCCGCCGCGTCGCACTGCGCACGGCCGGGCTGCTGCACCAACTCGTCACCCACACCGGGCGGGATCCGGCGGACGCGCTGCCCGAGCTCGACCGGCTCATCGACGAGTGGTGCGCCGACTACCGCGACGGCTACCGCGCACGCTGGATCCCCGTCGTGCGCCAGGCGGAGTACCAGTCGCGCGTCGTCCGCACCGCGTTCGAGCTGGCGGCCGGGCGCCACCGCCCGTGCGCGGACTCCCGTTCGAGTGAGCCGGAGTGGAGTTCGGAGGCCGCCGTGCCGTTGCATCGGGAATGA
- a CDS encoding DUF1707 and FHA domain-containing protein, with protein sequence MTSSFEFHTYPARLSDAERDRALKALSDGVALGRLSHDTFVRRMELALTARRSDELAALIADLPTEKRWTRLVLGTVGAVSGFGVKLRRAWQAERLPRLQLPHPASGHSLRIGRDPASGLRLTHETVSRVHAELTRQGGMWILRDLGSTNGTTVNGRRVIGAAVVRDGDQVSFGRMAFRLASE encoded by the coding sequence GTGACGTCGTCTTTCGAGTTCCACACCTACCCCGCGCGGCTGTCCGACGCGGAGCGCGACCGCGCGCTGAAGGCTCTCAGTGACGGCGTCGCGCTGGGCCGGCTGTCGCACGACACGTTCGTCCGGCGCATGGAACTGGCGCTCACCGCCCGCCGCTCCGACGAACTCGCGGCGCTCATCGCCGATCTGCCCACCGAGAAGCGCTGGACCCGGCTGGTGCTCGGCACCGTCGGGGCGGTCTCCGGCTTCGGGGTGAAGCTGCGCCGGGCCTGGCAGGCCGAGCGGCTCCCCAGGCTCCAGCTGCCGCACCCGGCGAGCGGCCACTCCCTGCGCATCGGCCGCGACCCCGCGAGCGGACTCAGACTCACCCACGAGACGGTCTCCCGCGTCCACGCCGAACTCACCCGGCAGGGCGGCATGTGGATCCTGCGCGACCTCGGCTCCACCAACGGCACCACCGTCAACGGTCGGCGCGTGATCGGCGCGGCCGTCGTCCGCGACGGGGACCAGGTGAGTTTCGGCCGCATGGCGTTCCGTCTCGCCTCGGAGTGA
- the treZ gene encoding malto-oligosyltrehalose trehalohydrolase: MHFEVWAPLAERVTLHCAGTPYALARDPARSGWWTGEAEATDGTRYGFSVDDGSVLPDPRSRRQPDGPDGPSAVVDHERYAWRVPWAGRGLPGAVLYELHVGTYTPEGTLDAAAGRLAHLVELGVTHVQLMPLCPFPGVHGWGYEGVSLWAVHEPYGGPEALKRFVDAAHELGLGVVLDVVHNHLGPSGNYLPAFGPYFTETHHTPWGAAVNLDAPGSDEVRAYFLGSALAWLRDYRLDGLRLDAVHALRDTRACHFLEELSTAVDALGAEVERPLFLIAESDLNDPRLITAREEGGLGLHAQWNDDFHHTLRTTLTGEAHGYYEDFARAGLSGLAKTLTGGFFHDGTYSSFRGRGHGRPLDRTRVPAHRLLGYAQTHDQIGNRAQGDRLAASLSPGLLACAAALVLTGPFTPMLFMGEEWAASTPWQFFTDHTDPELAEAVRRGRRREFAAHGWAEEDVPDPQDPATRDRSCLDWSEPEREPHARVLAWYRDLIALRHTQPDLTDPDLEDIKVAYDEGGRWFAFRRGDVRVAVNLGKEPASIPLGVPRARVLAAWEPVGVPGVDGVVSVPGESCVVLTVG, encoded by the coding sequence ATGCACTTCGAGGTATGGGCACCGCTGGCCGAGCGCGTGACACTGCATTGCGCGGGCACCCCGTACGCGCTGGCGCGCGATCCGGCGCGTTCGGGTTGGTGGACGGGCGAGGCCGAGGCGACGGACGGCACGCGCTACGGGTTCTCGGTGGACGACGGCTCCGTGCTGCCCGATCCGCGCTCGCGCCGCCAGCCGGACGGCCCGGACGGGCCGAGCGCGGTCGTGGACCACGAGCGGTACGCGTGGCGGGTGCCGTGGGCGGGGCGCGGGCTGCCGGGCGCGGTGCTGTACGAGCTCCACGTGGGCACGTACACGCCCGAGGGCACGCTGGACGCGGCCGCCGGGCGGCTCGCGCATCTCGTCGAACTGGGCGTCACCCACGTGCAGTTGATGCCGCTGTGCCCGTTCCCGGGCGTGCACGGCTGGGGGTACGAGGGTGTCTCGCTGTGGGCCGTGCACGAGCCGTACGGCGGTCCCGAGGCGCTGAAGCGGTTCGTGGACGCGGCGCACGAGCTGGGCCTCGGGGTCGTGCTCGACGTGGTCCACAACCACCTTGGCCCGTCCGGCAACTACCTCCCTGCCTTCGGCCCGTACTTCACGGAGACCCACCACACGCCCTGGGGCGCCGCCGTGAACCTGGACGCGCCCGGCTCGGACGAGGTGCGGGCGTACTTCCTGGGCAGCGCGCTGGCGTGGCTGCGGGACTACCGGCTCGACGGGCTGCGGCTGGACGCGGTGCACGCGCTGCGGGACACGCGCGCGTGCCACTTCCTGGAGGAGCTGTCGACGGCCGTGGACGCGCTCGGGGCCGAGGTTGAGCGCCCGTTGTTCCTGATCGCGGAGTCCGACCTCAACGACCCCCGTCTCATCACTGCGCGCGAGGAGGGCGGCCTCGGGCTGCACGCGCAGTGGAACGACGACTTCCACCACACGCTGCGCACGACCCTGACGGGCGAGGCACATGGCTACTACGAGGACTTCGCGCGGGCCGGGCTGTCCGGTCTCGCGAAGACCCTGACGGGCGGCTTCTTCCACGACGGTACGTACTCGTCGTTCCGGGGCCGCGGTCACGGCCGGCCCCTGGACCGTACGCGCGTCCCGGCGCACCGGCTGCTGGGCTACGCCCAGACCCACGACCAGATCGGCAACCGTGCCCAGGGCGACCGGCTTGCCGCGTCCCTCTCCCCCGGGCTGCTGGCCTGTGCGGCGGCACTGGTGCTGACCGGGCCGTTCACGCCGATGCTCTTCATGGGCGAGGAGTGGGCGGCGTCCACGCCCTGGCAGTTCTTCACCGACCACACCGATCCGGAACTGGCGGAGGCGGTACGGCGGGGAAGGCGGCGGGAGTTCGCGGCGCACGGGTGGGCGGAGGAGGACGTGCCGGACCCGCAGGACCCGGCGACGCGTGACCGGTCCTGCCTGGACTGGTCCGAGCCGGAGCGGGAGCCCCACGCGCGCGTGCTGGCCTGGTACCGCGACCTCATCGCGCTGCGCCACACCCAGCCCGACCTCACGGACCCGGACCTCGAGGACATCAAGGTCGCGTACGACGAGGGCGGCCGGTGGTTCGCCTTCCGGCGGGGTGACGTACGGGTGGCCGTGAACCTCGGCAAGGAGCCGGCCTCGATTCCGCTCGGGGTGCCACGGGCGCGGGTACTGGCGGCGTGGGAGCCGGTGGGGGTGCCGGGGGTGGACGGGGTGGTGAGTGTGCCCGGGGAGTCCTGTGTGGTGCTGACGGTGGGGTGA
- a CDS encoding aminoglycoside phosphotransferase family protein, with product MTQAPTPTADTVRQLVRSLLKNGDSKRGAGPEVQPVAEGGTHSTWWVGSRHVLRLAQDRDTAVRRRRELRLRDLVRPHLGVAVPVSVAQGDWSGGLAYTLDTRLSGGTAEEHEVSAVGEADLAALLTGLREVPLRQAETLGVPRLAPRSLEALRTAAGRAARHLGEADEFVPARLGQLSAATAGQLVASPPVLVHHGLTGEHLVVSADGRVRGVLGWTDTAIGDPAEDIAGLAAAVGSPAAVRAATLAGYGARPCLRGLWLARCDTVVHLSEGLQGRGDAPLPVLRDRLRRSWEPILLERVTDIRDEDA from the coding sequence ATGACCCAGGCACCGACACCCACCGCGGACACCGTCCGCCAACTGGTCCGTTCCCTCCTGAAGAACGGCGACTCGAAACGCGGCGCGGGACCGGAGGTACAGCCCGTCGCCGAGGGCGGCACGCACTCCACCTGGTGGGTCGGCAGCCGTCATGTGCTGCGCCTCGCCCAGGACCGGGACACCGCCGTACGCCGACGGCGCGAGCTGCGGCTGCGCGACCTGGTCCGCCCGCACCTCGGCGTCGCCGTCCCGGTGAGCGTGGCGCAGGGCGACTGGTCGGGCGGCCTCGCCTACACCCTCGACACCAGGCTGTCCGGCGGCACCGCCGAGGAGCACGAAGTGTCGGCGGTGGGCGAGGCCGACCTCGCGGCACTGCTCACCGGCCTGCGCGAGGTGCCGCTGCGGCAGGCCGAGACGCTCGGTGTGCCACGGCTGGCCCCGCGCTCCCTGGAGGCGCTGCGCACGGCCGCCGGGCGGGCCGCCCGGCACCTCGGCGAGGCCGACGAGTTCGTGCCCGCCCGGCTCGGCCAGCTCAGCGCGGCGACAGCGGGCCAACTCGTCGCGTCCCCCCCTGTCCTCGTCCACCACGGCCTCACCGGCGAGCACCTGGTGGTGAGCGCCGACGGCCGGGTACGCGGGGTGCTCGGCTGGACCGACACGGCGATCGGCGACCCGGCCGAGGACATCGCGGGCCTCGCCGCCGCGGTCGGCTCGCCGGCCGCCGTGCGCGCCGCCACCCTCGCCGGGTACGGCGCCCGCCCCTGCCTACGAGGCCTCTGGCTGGCCCGCTGCGACACGGTCGTCCACCTCTCCGAGGGGCTCCAGGGCCGCGGTGACGCTCCGCTTCCGGTGCTGCGGGACCGCCTGCGGCGGAGCTGGGAGCCGATTCTCCTTGAGCGGGTGACGGACATTCGGGACGAAGACGCGTGA
- a CDS encoding aminopeptidase P family protein, whose amino-acid sequence MTGTTGDGTAPFTADDYRARMLRAARAAAEAGLDGVLVAPGPDLVWLTGHRPPETERLTMLVLRDGEDPVLVVPALEAPDAEESPGGPALTLRDWTDGKDPYEAAVPLLGRQGRYGVSDNAWAMHLLGLQKRLPDTAYVSLTEALPMLRAVKDAAELERMAAAGAAADRAYEEIRQVPFAGRRETEVAADLAGLLRRFGHSQVDFTIVASGPNGANPHHEAGERVIERGDMVVLDFGGLKDGYGSDTSRTVHVGEPDAEEREVHDIVRAAQEAGFRAVRPGAACQDVDRAARAVITEAGYGDRFIHRTGHGIGVTTHEPPYMVEGEELPLVPGMCFSVEPGIYLPGRFGVRIEDIVTVTEDGGRRLNDTPRTMAIVD is encoded by the coding sequence ATGACCGGCACGACCGGCGACGGGACCGCACCCTTCACAGCCGACGACTACCGGGCCCGGATGCTGCGCGCGGCGCGAGCCGCCGCGGAGGCCGGGCTCGACGGGGTCCTGGTGGCGCCCGGCCCCGATCTGGTGTGGCTGACGGGCCACCGGCCCCCGGAGACCGAGCGGCTCACGATGCTGGTGCTGCGCGACGGCGAGGACCCGGTGCTGGTCGTGCCCGCCCTGGAGGCGCCGGACGCCGAGGAGTCGCCCGGCGGCCCCGCCCTCACCCTGCGCGACTGGACCGACGGCAAGGACCCGTACGAGGCGGCCGTCCCCCTCCTCGGCCGGCAGGGTCGCTACGGCGTCAGCGACAACGCCTGGGCGATGCACCTCCTCGGCCTGCAGAAGCGGCTGCCGGACACGGCGTACGTGTCCCTGACCGAGGCCCTGCCCATGCTGCGGGCCGTCAAGGACGCGGCGGAACTGGAGCGGATGGCGGCGGCCGGCGCGGCCGCCGACCGCGCGTACGAGGAGATCCGGCAGGTCCCCTTCGCCGGGCGCAGGGAGACGGAGGTCGCCGCCGATCTCGCCGGGCTGCTGCGGCGGTTCGGGCACTCCCAGGTCGACTTCACCATCGTCGCCTCCGGCCCCAACGGCGCCAACCCGCACCACGAGGCGGGCGAGCGCGTCATCGAGCGCGGCGACATGGTCGTCCTCGACTTCGGCGGCCTCAAGGACGGCTACGGCTCCGACACCTCCCGCACGGTCCACGTCGGCGAACCGGACGCCGAGGAGCGCGAGGTGCACGACATCGTGCGCGCCGCCCAGGAGGCGGGCTTCCGCGCGGTCCGGCCGGGCGCCGCCTGCCAGGACGTCGACCGGGCCGCCCGCGCCGTCATCACCGAGGCCGGGTACGGCGACCGGTTCATCCACCGCACCGGGCACGGCATCGGCGTCACCACGCACGAACCGCCGTACATGGTCGAGGGCGAGGAACTGCCCCTCGTGCCCGGGATGTGCTTCTCCGTCGAGCCCGGCATCTATCTCCCCGGACGCTTCGGCGTACGCATCGAGGACATCGTGACGGTCACCGAGGACGGCGGCCGCCGCCTCAACGACACACCGCGCACCATGGCGATAGTGGACTGA
- a CDS encoding LysE family translocator yields MLSTLLAFLGACTLIAASPGPSTVLIIKESLRSRRSGFLTVLGNETGVFVWGLVAAFGLTALLAASELAYDVMRIVGAVVLVVFGVQTLWQARRADGQPEGMDEAVGKSGWASYRGGLLLNLANPKAAIFAMSFLPQFVPEGAPHLPTMVGLAALWAVFEIGYYGLYVWFVGRMKAVLSRAGVRRRLEQVSGGVLLLLGARLALES; encoded by the coding sequence ATGCTGAGCACCCTCCTCGCCTTCCTCGGCGCCTGCACCCTGATCGCCGCCTCGCCCGGCCCCAGCACCGTGCTGATCATCAAGGAGTCCCTGCGCAGCAGGCGCTCCGGCTTCCTGACGGTCCTCGGCAACGAGACGGGCGTCTTCGTCTGGGGCCTCGTCGCCGCGTTCGGCCTCACCGCGCTGCTCGCCGCGTCGGAGCTGGCGTACGACGTCATGCGGATCGTCGGCGCGGTGGTGCTGGTCGTCTTCGGAGTACAGACTCTGTGGCAGGCGCGCCGTGCCGACGGGCAGCCGGAGGGCATGGACGAGGCGGTCGGGAAGAGCGGCTGGGCCTCGTACCGGGGCGGGCTGCTGCTCAACCTCGCCAACCCCAAGGCGGCGATCTTCGCCATGTCGTTCCTGCCGCAGTTCGTGCCCGAGGGCGCGCCCCATCTGCCCACCATGGTCGGCCTCGCCGCGCTGTGGGCGGTCTTCGAGATCGGCTACTACGGCCTGTACGTGTGGTTCGTCGGCCGGATGAAGGCGGTGCTCTCCCGGGCCGGGGTGCGCCGACGTCTGGAGCAGGTCTCCGGGGGCGTCCTGCTGCTCCTCGGCGCGCGCCTCGCCCTGGAGAGCTGA
- a CDS encoding phosphodiesterase yields the protein MLVLAHISDLHLDGTERATRRAERVRDLLWGLPGPVDALLVTGDIADHGTEAEYEEAARLLGLRGAGAPFPVLTCPGNHDSRGPYRKALLGVPAAEGPVNSAQVFDDAAVLMCDSSVPGRDEGELDAGTYAWIEETLDELGGELPVLLAFHHPPVALHHPLPDAYRLGRPAALAALLERRPEIAGLITGHAHTPAATTFAGRPLAVGPGVTWTLRLPWEGEQVADREAPPGLAFHVLDDEGRLTSHFRVVP from the coding sequence ATGCTCGTACTCGCGCACATCAGCGATCTGCATCTGGACGGCACCGAGCGGGCGACGCGGCGGGCGGAGCGGGTGCGGGATCTGCTGTGGGGGCTGCCGGGGCCGGTGGACGCGCTGCTGGTGACCGGGGACATCGCGGACCACGGCACGGAGGCCGAGTACGAGGAGGCGGCGCGCCTTCTCGGGCTGCGCGGGGCGGGGGCGCCCTTCCCGGTGCTCACCTGCCCGGGCAACCACGACAGCCGGGGGCCCTACCGCAAGGCGCTGCTCGGGGTACCGGCGGCCGAGGGGCCCGTCAACAGCGCGCAGGTCTTCGACGACGCGGCCGTACTGATGTGTGACTCCAGCGTTCCGGGGCGGGACGAGGGCGAGCTGGACGCGGGCACGTACGCCTGGATCGAGGAGACGCTCGACGAGCTGGGTGGCGAACTGCCGGTGCTGCTCGCCTTCCACCACCCGCCGGTGGCGCTGCACCACCCCCTGCCGGACGCCTACCGACTGGGCCGGCCCGCCGCGCTCGCCGCTCTGCTGGAGCGCAGGCCGGAGATCGCGGGGCTGATCACCGGGCATGCGCACACCCCCGCCGCGACCACGTTCGCCGGGCGCCCGCTGGCCGTCGGGCCCGGGGTGACGTGGACGCTGCGGCTGCCCTGGGAGGGCGAGCAGGTCGCGGACCGTGAGGCACCGCCCGGGCTGGCGTTCCATGTGCTGGACGACGAGGGGCGGCTGACGAGTCACTTCAGGGTGGTCCCGTAG
- a CDS encoding PDZ domain-containing protein: MKQTALRPKPKPKPGQDPKPGQEPEPGGRPPSTSRRPHAAPRRARQRLTALLFALSVGAILVLSGVGLGTMGATVIAMSKSAELRARPQAAPSVSKSPLSRGSSGPEATRPFRADTRPVGRPALGVEVVDAPGGGGALVVGVHVPGPGYTAGLVRGDAVLALDGTRVGSAADLARVVAAARPGRAVALAVRHANGSRQRLTAIPGVVL; this comes from the coding sequence ATGAAACAGACCGCGTTGCGACCCAAGCCCAAGCCCAAGCCCGGCCAGGATCCCAAGCCCGGCCAGGAGCCGGAGCCCGGCGGTCGCCCGCCCAGCACCTCCCGGCGCCCGCACGCCGCACCTCGCCGGGCCCGGCAGCGGCTGACGGCCCTGCTGTTCGCCCTGTCGGTCGGCGCGATCCTGGTCCTGTCGGGCGTCGGACTCGGCACCATGGGCGCCACCGTGATCGCCATGAGCAAGTCGGCGGAGCTGCGCGCACGGCCCCAGGCCGCGCCGAGCGTCTCCAAGTCGCCGCTGAGTAGGGGGAGTTCGGGCCCGGAGGCCACCAGGCCGTTCCGGGCGGACACCCGGCCGGTCGGCCGGCCCGCCCTCGGCGTCGAGGTCGTCGACGCCCCCGGAGGCGGGGGCGCGCTCGTCGTGGGCGTCCATGTCCCCGGCCCCGGCTACACGGCCGGGTTGGTTCGCGGCGATGCCGTCCTCGCCCTCGACGGCACCCGCGTCGGCTCGGCCGCCGATCTCGCCCGGGTCGTGGCCGCGGCGCGTCCGGGCAGAGCGGTCGCACTCGCCGTACGACACGCGAACGGCTCGCGGCAGCGGCTGACCGCGATCCCGGGCGTCGTCCTCTGA
- a CDS encoding LysR family transcriptional regulator, with protein sequence MDPHLLRTYVTVARLASFSEAARELGYTQSAVSQHIAALEQDLGAALLTRRPVTPTTAGERLLEHAGPLLLRLDAARADVVRMASAPEHGLTLAATPTALGPRVLAALPAAGVTLRALARDDIPVAVATGAADLGLVDGLAAPSDPLRLPDVAPLNTCGVGEEPVCVLLPEGHPLARRPGLRLADLVDARWLDAPGAGLPLDRLRATSGTGAVRTALRYEGTDLRTLTTLAAAGHGLTVLPRGFATGVPGVAAVPLVEPRVVHRTELLSGGALRGAAAVLARQLTAAGPEGA encoded by the coding sequence ATGGATCCGCATCTGCTGCGTACGTACGTCACCGTGGCCCGGCTCGCGTCCTTCTCGGAGGCGGCGCGCGAGCTGGGCTACACCCAGTCCGCGGTGTCCCAGCACATCGCCGCCCTGGAACAGGACCTGGGCGCCGCACTCCTGACCCGCCGCCCGGTCACGCCCACCACCGCCGGCGAACGGCTGCTGGAGCACGCGGGCCCCCTGCTGCTGCGGCTCGACGCGGCCCGCGCGGACGTCGTACGGATGGCGTCGGCGCCCGAGCACGGGCTGACGCTCGCGGCGACACCGACGGCGCTCGGCCCCCGCGTGCTCGCCGCGCTGCCCGCGGCCGGTGTGACACTGCGGGCGCTGGCCCGCGACGACATCCCCGTGGCCGTCGCCACCGGCGCGGCGGACCTCGGCCTGGTCGACGGTCTGGCCGCGCCCAGCGATCCGCTGCGGCTGCCCGACGTGGCACCGCTGAACACCTGCGGCGTCGGCGAGGAACCCGTCTGCGTCCTGCTCCCCGAAGGCCATCCGCTCGCCCGGCGCCCCGGACTCCGGCTCGCCGATCTCGTCGACGCCCGCTGGCTGGACGCCCCAGGCGCGGGCCTCCCGCTGGACCGTCTACGCGCCACGAGCGGTACCGGCGCCGTCCGCACCGCCCTGCGCTACGAGGGCACCGACCTGCGCACGCTCACCACCCTCGCCGCCGCCGGGCACGGTCTGACCGTACTGCCGCGCGGTTTCGCCACGGGCGTCCCGGGCGTGGCGGCCGTCCCGCTCGTGGAACCACGCGTCGTGCACCGCACCGAGCTGCTGTCCGGCGGCGCGCTGCGCGGAGCGGCGGCGGTGCTGGCACGGCAGCTGACCGCCGCCGGGCCCGAGGGCGCGTGA
- a CDS encoding CTP synthase C-terminal region-related (seleno)protein: protein MTKNSSQPAGAARTARLALVGDRSPDVVSHSRVPLLLEALAERDRLVLDAYWIPSEDAAADPAAVRGFDAVWVLPGSPYRSEAGVLAAIRTAREEGIPFLGTCGGFQHALLEYARHVCGLAQVAHAENDPDAEDFLIEPLACSLVGHEAAVVIEPGSLAQSVTGAERTVERYFCAYGPTRHLDTLRAHGLRFSGHDEDGHVRIAELPGHPFFLATLFQPELSGDGSRPHAVVRALARAAVEHATRAARQPV, encoded by the coding sequence ATGACGAAGAACTCAAGCCAGCCCGCCGGGGCGGCCCGGACCGCCCGTCTCGCCCTCGTCGGCGACCGCTCCCCCGACGTCGTCTCCCACAGCCGGGTCCCGCTCCTCCTGGAGGCGCTCGCCGAGCGGGACCGGCTCGTGCTGGATGCCTACTGGATCCCCTCCGAGGACGCCGCGGCCGACCCGGCGGCCGTGCGCGGCTTCGACGCGGTGTGGGTGCTGCCCGGCAGCCCGTACCGCAGCGAGGCCGGTGTCCTCGCCGCGATCCGCACCGCCCGCGAGGAGGGCATCCCGTTCCTCGGCACGTGCGGTGGTTTCCAGCACGCGCTCCTGGAATACGCCCGCCATGTGTGCGGTCTGGCTCAGGTCGCGCACGCCGAGAACGACCCCGACGCCGAGGACTTCCTGATCGAGCCGCTCGCCTGCTCCCTGGTCGGCCACGAGGCGGCGGTCGTCATCGAGCCCGGTTCGCTGGCACAGTCGGTGACGGGCGCCGAGCGGACGGTCGAGCGGTACTTCTGCGCGTACGGCCCGACCCGGCACCTGGACACCCTGCGCGCGCACGGGCTGCGCTTCTCGGGGCACGACGAGGACGGGCACGTGCGGATCGCCGAGCTGCCCGGCCATCCCTTCTTCCTGGCCACGCTCTTCCAGCCCGAGCTGTCCGGCGACGGCAGCCGCCCGCACGCCGTGGTCCGGGCGCTGGCCCGGGCCGCGGTCGAGCACGCGACCCGGGCGGCACGTCAGCCCGTGTGA